GCCGATACTTTAGCAATAGAGAACTTTATTTCGATTAAAGCCACCGAAGGGCCAAAACTAGTAGCGCAACTAGAAGAGCACGTAAAAGAATACGACGTAGATGTAATGCATAACCAACGTGCAGCTAAGCTTAGTCGCAGTAATAATGGTTACGAAATTACCCTAGAAAACGGCGCGGTACTGAGTGCTAAGTCGCTGGTATTGGCAACCGGTGCACGCTGGCGCGAAATGAACGTAACTGGCGAGCAACAATATCGTGGCCATGGTGTGGCTTATTGCCCACATTGTGATGGGCCTTTATTTAAAGGCAAACCCGTTGCGGTAATTGGTGGCGGTAATTCAGGTATAGAAGCCGCGATTGATTTGGCCAATATTGTAGAGCATGTAACTGTGCTTGAATTTGCCGATACATTACGTGCCGACGAAGTACTTATTCGCAAAGCTAGCAGTATGGCTAATATTACTATTATTAAAAGTGCGCAAACAACTGAAGTACTCGGCGATGGTAAAAAAGTAACCGGTTTAACTTACACCGATCGCGTAAGTGGCGACAGTAAGCAACTCACCCTTGCGGGTATATTTGTACAAATTGGTTTAATACCAAATACAGAGTGGCTAAAAGACAGCGAGCTTGAATTGAGTAAATTTGGTGAGATTTTAATTGATGCCAAAGGCGCAACATCACTCCCAGGCGTTTATGGCGCGGGGGATGCAACCAATACGCCATTTAAGCAAATAATAATTGCGATGGGCAGTGGCGCAACAGCCAGCTTAGGTGCGTTTGATTACTTAATTCGCCACAGCGATGAAACAGAGCAAGCTTAATTGAGCTAACCTGCATCAGGTTAGTTAAAAAATGTCTCTTGATATAACAGCAAAAATACACCCATAGCTGTTTGTTCACCCAAGCCGCCCTTCTCCAAAGGCGGCTTTTTTTATATTTAATTTAGGGGTTAAATAAACACTGATTATTTTTGTTTTTTAACATGCAGCGTTTATAAGCTGCATGTTACTTAACCCTGGTAATGCCGACTATTATACACACAGCTCCGCCGATCATACCGGCCCATGCTTCTATTGGCGTGTCGCCACTTAGCGCACGGCTTACTTGTGAGCCAGCTGCTTCATAAACATCATACCCCCAAATAGCCAACGCAACGCCAATAATAATAAGCACAATACCAATCACTTTGTTATTCATAATAGATCCTTACTTTTTAGAGTGTTAGTTAAAAATACTTAGTAAATATAGTAGTTAAATAATAGTAAATAAGCTAACGCAATTTATGATTATTTAATAGGTTGAATTTGGTGTGTACTCTGGGTTTATATCGCCGCCCACTTCCTCAGGATCTACGTCGTTTATAAGGAGTGTTTCGCGCACGGCTTCAATATGATCAAGTACGGTTTGATAACGCTCGCCGTATTCGTATTTAGTCACCTCGATAGCTTTAGGCATGTAGGTAAATGCTATTTTAAGTGCGTGCAGTGCTTCTTGATTTATTTTTTCGTTCATTATTATCTCTCTTAAATATGTATTAAACGTAAGCTATGGTTAATAAAATAACACCAAATATAATGCGGTAAATACCAAAACTTACAAAAGTAAAGTTTTCTAAAAAGCGGATAAATAATTTAATTGTAAAATAGGCCACTATAAAAGAGGTAACAAAGCCTACAGCAAGGGCGGTTAAATCGTCAAAAGTAAATAAGTCATAATGCTTTAGCAAATCATACCCAGACGCTGCAGCAAGTACAGGTAAACCAAGTAAAAATGAAAATTCAGCGCTGGCTTTGCGGTTTAAACCACACAACATAGCACCTACAATAGAGCTGCCCGCACGACTAGTTCCAGGAATAAGTGCGAATACTTGAGCTATACCAATCCATATTGCTTGCTTATAAGTCACTTGAGTAACATCGGTAGTGGTGCAGTTTTGTTCTTTATAATTGCGCTCTAGCAGTAAAAAAATCACGCCACCAACAATAAACATAACTCCCACAACGGGTACGTTAAATAGTGCTTTTATTACGTCACTAAAAATAAAAGCAATAATGCCTAAAGGAATAAATGCGATGGCTATTTTTATCCATAAGTTAAGATGTTTTGGAGTGAACTTATCTTTATAGTTGGCAAGTACCGCTAAAATGGCGGCTAATTGAATAATTACGCCGAATGCTTGATTAGTAGCCGTTGCTTCTATTCCCAACCATTGCGCTGCTACAATAATATGCCCGGTTGACGAAATAGGTAAAAACTCAGTAATACCTTCAATAATACCTAAAATAATTGCGTTAAAAATGTCCACGTTCAATGTGTTCCTAAATACTTAATAAAAAATACAATGGGAGTTGCTAATGCTCATAATATTTTATGAGAAACAATACATAACTCACTTATCAAAATTCCGCCATAGGATAAGAGCTTATTAACAATATCTAAAGTGTTTTAATGTTTATTTAAGTAAAGGGCTGTAATTTTAAATAATACAGCTTAAGTTAGTTTTAAATTAAGCTAAAAATGCTTTTGCGGCGTCTACACCCATTTGGTAGCCAGTGTTAAGGGTTGCACGCTTTTTAGTGGTACGGCCCACTTTAAAATTAACCGGTGGCGCAATAATATTTACCCGGCAATCGGCGGGCGGGTTATTAATAAAATCAATACTTTGGTTATAAACATTGGCTCTGGTGAGGGTTGTGTTAATAAGTGCCGGGTAGTTTTTATATATTTGTTTAGTTAACCATGGTGCTTTACTTGGCCTTTTACGATAACCCAAAGGCTGAGATAAAATAACGGT
This genomic stretch from Pseudoalteromonas translucida KMM 520 harbors:
- the ahpF gene encoding alkyl hydroperoxide reductase subunit F, producing the protein MLDNNIKNQLKSHFESLTQPVELLIALDDSKKSTEVASLANDLATLSDKFTVINNPDTSARRPSMVVHSPIKNTHITFAGVPMGHEFTSLVLALLHTGGHASKAKAEDIEQIKSLTQELNFEVYISLSCQTCPQVVQALNTMAATNNKIKTTMIDGALFQGEVEERNILAVPAVYLNGEPFSQGALSLTDILNKVDSKGAQRQAESLSKKEKFDVLVIGGGPAGASAAIYSARKGLNTGIVADRFGGQVADTLAIENFISIKATEGPKLVAQLEEHVKEYDVDVMHNQRAAKLSRSNNGYEITLENGAVLSAKSLVLATGARWREMNVTGEQQYRGHGVAYCPHCDGPLFKGKPVAVIGGGNSGIEAAIDLANIVEHVTVLEFADTLRADEVLIRKASSMANITIIKSAQTTEVLGDGKKVTGLTYTDRVSGDSKQLTLAGIFVQIGLIPNTEWLKDSELELSKFGEILIDAKGATSLPGVYGAGDATNTPFKQIIIAMGSGATASLGAFDYLIRHSDETEQA
- a CDS encoding DUF3185 family protein, with the translated sequence MNNKVIGIVLIIIGVALAIWGYDVYEAAGSQVSRALSGDTPIEAWAGMIGGAVCIIVGITRVK
- a CDS encoding undecaprenyl-diphosphate phosphatase; the encoded protein is MDIFNAIILGIIEGITEFLPISSTGHIIVAAQWLGIEATATNQAFGVIIQLAAILAVLANYKDKFTPKHLNLWIKIAIAFIPLGIIAFIFSDVIKALFNVPVVGVMFIVGGVIFLLLERNYKEQNCTTTDVTQVTYKQAIWIGIAQVFALIPGTSRAGSSIVGAMLCGLNRKASAEFSFLLGLPVLAAASGYDLLKHYDLFTFDDLTALAVGFVTSFIVAYFTIKLFIRFLENFTFVSFGIYRIIFGVILLTIAYV